The following are from one region of the Leptospira terpstrae serovar Hualin str. LT 11-33 = ATCC 700639 genome:
- a CDS encoding AAA-type ATPase lid domain-containing protein encodes MSSKRSKSNTEWICSGSDIQKIRNQWIETSHSNLPMLIVGEKGVGKSYWIQKSMEERNLTDNSIIRLDFLYPFPFAEYLEKIQTSKQKIAIYIDQITKAKPEDVLQLQQWWKSEKYEEKSKVYLYWEIHSDELEILNQKNVFAEFYDQLKSFRFEIPNLKKRISELPLFVSQFMTEANAELNKKITGIEEEFFVFFKNKTFSSNISELKDMIFALVGFSSGKQLHWKQIPSHFFENQLSELEVKPGISLVVYEKEIIKANLIFTKGNREKAAKLLGISERNLYRKLHEYQLEDLS; translated from the coding sequence GTGTCATCAAAAAGAAGTAAATCCAATACAGAATGGATTTGTAGTGGATCCGACATACAAAAGATTCGCAACCAATGGATCGAAACTTCCCATTCCAATTTACCAATGTTAATCGTTGGTGAAAAGGGAGTGGGAAAAAGCTATTGGATACAGAAAAGTATGGAAGAAAGAAATCTAACGGACAATTCAATCATCCGATTAGATTTTTTATACCCATTTCCTTTTGCCGAATACTTAGAGAAAATTCAAACTTCAAAACAAAAAATCGCAATCTACATTGATCAAATTACAAAGGCAAAACCAGAAGATGTTCTTCAATTGCAACAATGGTGGAAATCAGAAAAATATGAAGAGAAGTCTAAAGTATATTTGTATTGGGAAATTCATTCCGATGAACTCGAAATTCTAAATCAAAAGAATGTATTTGCAGAATTTTATGACCAACTTAAATCCTTTCGTTTTGAAATTCCAAATCTAAAAAAACGAATCTCAGAACTACCGCTCTTCGTTTCTCAGTTTATGACTGAAGCAAACGCAGAGTTAAATAAAAAAATCACAGGAATTGAAGAAGAGTTTTTTGTATTTTTCAAAAACAAAACCTTCTCTTCCAATATTTCTGAACTTAAAGATATGATTTTTGCTCTTGTAGGATTTTCCTCGGGCAAACAATTGCATTGGAAACAAATTCCTTCACATTTTTTTGAGAACCAACTGTCTGAATTAGAAGTAAAACCAGGAATTAGTTTAGTAGTTTATGAAAAAGAAATTATAAAAGCGAATTTGATTTTTACTAAAGGAAATCGAGAAAAGGCAGCAAAGTTATTGGGAATTTCTGAAAGAAATTTGTACCGTAAGTTGCATGAATATCAATTGGAAGATCTTTCCTGA
- a CDS encoding L-threonylcarbamoyladenylate synthase, with translation MILYLHPENPEVRKLKQISERLKDGAVFIFPTDTVYAIIADAHSKLGVEKIYAIRKLSKDKPLSLMCKDISMASNFIEYLPNSAYRLMKRVTPGPFTFVLKANKNLPKPSVAHHRDRHIGIRIPDHIYLSELLKIHDSPLTSTSAFSDDEFIIDIDDLDTIYGNQVEGIVDGGIVKTELSTILQINDDSIDLIREGKGYELISSEISNT, from the coding sequence ATGATTTTATACCTTCATCCTGAAAATCCAGAAGTTCGAAAACTAAAACAAATTTCGGAACGATTGAAGGATGGGGCCGTCTTTATTTTCCCTACGGACACAGTTTACGCCATCATTGCAGATGCACACTCGAAGTTAGGAGTAGAGAAAATCTACGCTATTCGTAAATTATCCAAAGACAAACCTCTTTCGTTAATGTGTAAAGATATCTCAATGGCATCAAATTTTATTGAATACCTTCCAAACTCTGCATACCGACTCATGAAAAGAGTGACTCCTGGACCATTTACCTTTGTTCTAAAAGCAAATAAAAACTTACCTAAACCATCGGTGGCTCATCATAGAGACCGACATATTGGAATTCGAATTCCAGACCATATCTATCTGTCTGAACTATTAAAAATTCATGATTCTCCGTTAACATCCACATCAGCATTCTCTGATGATGAATTCATAATCGATATTGATGACTTGGATACCATCTACGGAAACCAAGTGGAAGGGATCGTCGATGGGGGTATAGTAAAAACAGAACTATCTACGATTTTACAAATTAATGATGATTCAATCGATTTAATCCGCGAAGGAAAAGGATATGAATTGATTTCTTCTGAAATTTCTAATACTTAA
- a CDS encoding tRNA dihydrouridine synthase — protein MITFGNVTIKGDVVLSPMAGISDSPYRQITRRFGSAFAYTEFVSTEQLLLGNVKSLDMFRYLETERPIFFQIFGSDLETVVNASEIAASKKPDVIDLNMGCSVAKVSHHGSGAGLLRNVRLAGAMIEGIRKKTGLPVTAKIRLGWDSQSLNYLETVKVLEGAGVSAISVHGRTKAMAYSGSADWNAIGEIKSKATVPIFGNGDVATFQEALEKKKKFGVDLVLIGRKAIGNPWIFSDVKKENKTWLEIKDVILEHLDLMLNFYPSEDDYALILFRKHFIRYIENTGFPDESKRELLQITNVNQFKDRLESVSMDSRFLETSEINNENINCETFVSLV, from the coding sequence ATGATTACCTTCGGGAATGTAACAATCAAAGGTGACGTTGTTCTTTCTCCGATGGCTGGTATTTCAGACAGTCCTTACAGGCAAATTACAAGACGTTTTGGTTCTGCCTTTGCTTATACTGAATTTGTTTCCACAGAACAATTGTTACTGGGAAATGTAAAATCCCTTGATATGTTTCGTTATTTAGAAACAGAACGACCCATCTTTTTTCAAATATTTGGCTCTGATCTAGAAACGGTCGTTAACGCTTCAGAAATTGCTGCTTCCAAAAAACCTGACGTGATAGATCTCAATATGGGATGTTCCGTGGCAAAAGTCTCTCATCATGGTTCAGGGGCAGGGCTTTTACGAAATGTCCGATTGGCAGGTGCCATGATTGAAGGAATTCGCAAAAAAACGGGACTTCCTGTGACAGCAAAGATTCGCCTTGGTTGGGATTCACAATCTCTAAATTATTTAGAAACAGTCAAAGTATTAGAAGGAGCTGGGGTCTCAGCGATTTCAGTTCACGGCAGAACGAAAGCTATGGCCTATTCAGGATCTGCTGATTGGAATGCTATTGGCGAAATTAAATCCAAAGCGACTGTACCTATATTTGGAAATGGAGATGTTGCAACTTTTCAGGAAGCTTTAGAGAAGAAAAAAAAGTTTGGTGTTGATTTGGTTCTTATAGGACGCAAAGCCATTGGAAACCCTTGGATCTTTTCCGATGTAAAAAAAGAAAACAAAACTTGGTTAGAAATAAAAGATGTGATTTTAGAACATTTGGATTTGATGTTAAATTTTTATCCTTCGGAAGATGATTATGCTTTGATTCTCTTTCGGAAACACTTTATTCGGTATATAGAAAATACAGGTTTTCCCGATGAAAGCAAACGAGAGTTATTGCAAATAACAAATGTAAATCAATTTAAAGATAGATTGGAATCTGTTTCTATGGATTCTAGATTCTTGGAAACAAGCGAAATAAATAACGAGAATATAAACTGTGAAACGTTTGTGAGTCTCGTGTAG
- a CDS encoding CapA family protein: MTIPYVRFILFWFFTISFLSCYTLPDIYFSRQVRIKVVGDLMCHSSQISAYYRPKTKDYDSSSSFEFVSNLLQDADLTLGNLETTIVTDPNEFTGYPRFGSPLGFLTGIKNAGFDLLSTANNHSADKGSFGIDHTIDSVLSKGMIPIGTFKGNSDYLERKDLFQEINGIKIAIYNYTYSTNGIPVKNERIVRLLNETTIQEDVKYAKENGIQFVILWYHYGKEYEEKPDHSQTKWVNIGLEAGADIIIGGHPHVVQKVDVFQEDKNFEDRLVAYSLGNFLSAQNREATDGGIILTFQLEIDSQQRKRIKDVTIEPVWVFPHGYKIIPIQKYKQNELAIKVPKHSEKRMYAYETLLKKIPGLVF, from the coding sequence ATGACCATTCCATACGTTCGTTTCATACTATTTTGGTTTTTCACTATATCCTTCCTATCTTGCTACACTCTACCTGATATTTACTTTTCGAGGCAAGTTAGAATTAAAGTTGTAGGTGATCTCATGTGTCACAGCTCTCAAATTTCTGCTTATTATCGACCAAAAACCAAAGACTATGACTCTTCTAGTAGTTTCGAATTCGTTTCAAATCTATTACAAGATGCTGATTTAACATTAGGAAATTTAGAAACAACCATTGTTACAGATCCGAACGAATTTACCGGTTATCCAAGATTTGGTTCTCCACTTGGTTTTTTAACGGGAATCAAAAATGCAGGATTTGATCTTCTTTCCACAGCGAACAACCATTCTGCTGACAAAGGTTCTTTTGGAATCGATCATACAATCGATTCCGTTTTATCCAAAGGAATGATTCCTATTGGAACATTTAAAGGGAACTCTGATTATTTGGAACGAAAAGATTTATTTCAAGAAATCAATGGAATCAAAATTGCAATCTATAACTATACTTATTCCACAAATGGGATTCCTGTTAAAAATGAACGAATAGTGCGTTTGTTAAATGAAACAACGATACAAGAAGATGTTAAGTATGCCAAAGAAAATGGAATTCAATTTGTTATTCTTTGGTATCATTACGGAAAAGAATACGAAGAAAAACCTGATCATTCACAAACTAAATGGGTAAACATTGGACTAGAGGCAGGTGCCGATATCATTATCGGAGGTCACCCCCATGTAGTCCAGAAAGTAGATGTTTTCCAAGAAGATAAAAATTTTGAAGATAGGTTGGTTGCCTATTCACTCGGGAACTTTTTATCAGCACAAAATAGAGAAGCAACAGATGGTGGAATCATTCTCACCTTTCAACTAGAGATAGATTCACAACAAAGAAAAAGAATCAAAGATGTAACTATAGAACCGGTATGGGTTTTTCCGCATGGATATAAAATTATCCCCATTCAAAAATACAAACAGAATGAGTTAGCTATAAAAGTTCCGAAACATTCAGAAAAACGAATGTATGCCTATGAAACATTGCTGAAAAAAATTCCAGGTTTGGTCTTTTAA
- a CDS encoding lipoprotein LipL21: protein MKKSLIVCASLIAFVVSCGSNDGGRRDATTVGKNGWIFEGWACAPDAAAAKRGESPAEYCKGKEKEYDYLYMKFSARASDKAIKANSVAMKQSTCREAARLQVAGDGLKKILGEYLEQASGVSDGQSTGSVIVSESKGIIKGVGVYDCCSLNNETGICANVGEPETWEECQCVGYLRYAGGQKALEAKATAAQ, encoded by the coding sequence ATGAAGAAATCGCTTATCGTATGTGCCTCTCTAATCGCATTTGTTGTATCTTGCGGATCCAATGATGGAGGCAGAAGAGACGCTACGACCGTAGGTAAAAATGGTTGGATTTTTGAAGGTTGGGCTTGTGCACCTGATGCCGCTGCTGCTAAACGTGGTGAAAGCCCTGCTGAGTATTGCAAAGGGAAAGAGAAAGAATACGATTATCTTTACATGAAATTTTCTGCACGTGCTTCTGACAAAGCAATCAAAGCTAACTCAGTGGCAATGAAACAATCCACTTGCCGTGAAGCAGCTCGTCTCCAAGTTGCTGGTGATGGTTTGAAAAAAATCTTGGGTGAATACTTAGAACAAGCATCTGGTGTATCTGATGGTCAATCCACAGGTTCCGTGATTGTTTCTGAATCTAAGGGAATCATCAAAGGTGTTGGGGTTTATGACTGCTGCTCACTTAACAATGAAACAGGAATTTGCGCAAATGTTGGCGAACCTGAAACTTGGGAAGAATGTCAGTGTGTTGGATACTTGCGTTATGCGGGTGGACAAAAAGCTCTTGAAGCTAAGGCAACTGCTGCTCAGTAA
- a CDS encoding LIC10012 family protein: protein MSLRAFRIPYVMILIFIAFFPEFILGKEISILPAYISGEVPPVLGSRREAGFELSRLSRHYLKRNFFTEITDPKLIENYLNETDWNEEADLKDQDLYSYCTEWDSHFVVQDQIDFGNPILVKTVIFNCKNQSRQTIQSKLISNFILAYEKHNDKSFRFLPPRYYEKKNKIAPNYEISLFIDIHSSYAYYKKDVLKSLSSLYDQDGLYLGVTLVKKDKTVNIPPTKEHSEIKKLMEETGWQGNNQTESVVSALQGLKSKVTSGKKESRKIFLLLSSSVKDKSGSIIMALNDLRHMEIEPVILIPNHSDLSTIRELQRIGKASNSRVVGITEYQKIGTSEGYEYLYLNQFNVYSSVEELQLPFNWNQYQGKKYDASLVRAAVDVITPYNLYLAYEKISDKRVLEKEEIKTDLEYILRTESNSDQSEKDRFQTVLLESKGEAIWIQLPYDVAVTKGKEYLIQTTFVLDPLSTWGVKNAPVETNLLKVNSTYPKTLMVKPSQAKKFLDTNKIREFNGYIQGTVSVIKKK, encoded by the coding sequence ATGTCTCTCCGAGCCTTCCGAATTCCCTATGTAATGATTTTGATATTTATTGCGTTCTTTCCCGAATTTATTTTAGGGAAAGAAATTTCTATCCTACCTGCTTACATTTCTGGAGAAGTTCCTCCGGTTCTTGGATCGAGACGTGAGGCAGGATTCGAATTGTCCCGTCTTTCGCGACATTATTTGAAACGAAATTTTTTTACAGAAATTACAGATCCTAAATTGATAGAAAATTATTTAAATGAGACAGACTGGAATGAAGAGGCTGATCTAAAGGACCAAGACTTATATTCCTATTGTACGGAGTGGGACTCGCATTTTGTAGTTCAGGACCAAATTGATTTTGGAAATCCTATCCTAGTAAAAACTGTAATCTTCAATTGTAAAAATCAATCAAGACAAACAATTCAATCCAAACTCATATCCAATTTTATCTTAGCATATGAAAAACATAACGATAAGAGTTTTCGTTTTTTGCCTCCGCGTTATTACGAAAAGAAAAATAAAATTGCGCCAAATTATGAAATTTCACTCTTTATAGACATCCACTCTTCGTATGCTTATTACAAAAAAGACGTACTTAAGAGCTTATCTTCACTGTATGATCAAGATGGATTGTATTTAGGTGTTACACTTGTAAAAAAAGACAAAACTGTAAATATTCCTCCAACAAAAGAACATTCTGAAATTAAAAAACTTATGGAAGAGACTGGATGGCAAGGGAATAATCAAACTGAATCGGTTGTTTCCGCCTTACAAGGTTTAAAATCAAAAGTAACATCTGGTAAAAAAGAATCGCGAAAAATATTTTTGTTACTTTCCTCAAGTGTTAAAGATAAATCTGGTTCTATCATTATGGCGTTAAATGATTTACGTCATATGGAAATTGAACCCGTTATACTGATCCCTAACCATTCCGATCTTAGCACCATTAGAGAACTCCAAAGGATAGGTAAAGCAAGCAATAGTCGTGTAGTAGGAATTACAGAATACCAAAAGATAGGAACTTCTGAAGGGTATGAATATTTATATTTAAATCAATTTAATGTTTATTCTTCTGTGGAAGAGTTGCAGTTGCCTTTTAATTGGAACCAATACCAAGGCAAAAAATATGATGCTTCTTTAGTTCGTGCCGCAGTGGATGTAATCACACCTTACAATTTATATCTGGCGTATGAAAAGATTTCAGACAAACGAGTTTTGGAAAAAGAAGAAATCAAAACAGATTTGGAATACATACTACGCACAGAATCGAATTCGGACCAATCGGAAAAAGACAGATTTCAAACCGTTCTTTTGGAATCCAAAGGTGAGGCGATTTGGATCCAATTACCTTACGATGTGGCAGTTACCAAAGGAAAAGAATATTTAATCCAAACAACATTTGTTCTTGATCCATTATCAACTTGGGGAGTCAAAAATGCTCCTGTAGAAACAAATTTGTTAAAAGTAAATTCAACCTATCCAAAAACATTGATGGTAAAACCTTCCCAAGCTAAAAAGTTTTTAGATACAAATAAAATCAGAGAATTTAATGGCTACATTCAAGGGACAGTGAGTGTCATCAAAAAGAAGTAA
- a CDS encoding SDR family NAD(P)-dependent oxidoreductase, translating to MSLFDVKGKTILITGASRGIGKTLALGFRDAGAIVYGAGSRPESIEWMSKEGINGVVLDVRNEGAAFEVIGQIKTKHGRLDTLINNAGIATNTPASGFKEEELQNIVQTNYVGVFRNCQAYYKHHKKEGGNIINVASVLGMVGSKLASVYSGTKGAVITLSKALAIEWCNNGYRVNVICPGLIDTEMTDMIKDKEFIMKQVLAGIPMGRLGKPEEILGAAIYLASDSSSYMTGQCIVLDGGLTAQ from the coding sequence ATGAGTCTGTTTGATGTAAAAGGAAAAACAATTTTGATTACGGGGGCGAGCCGAGGTATAGGTAAAACTTTGGCTCTTGGATTTCGTGATGCCGGTGCTATCGTTTATGGAGCTGGTTCTAGACCCGAGTCTATCGAATGGATGAGTAAAGAAGGGATTAACGGTGTAGTCCTCGATGTCCGCAATGAAGGTGCCGCCTTCGAAGTGATTGGACAAATCAAAACGAAACATGGAAGGTTAGATACTCTCATCAACAATGCGGGGATTGCGACCAACACCCCCGCTTCTGGATTCAAAGAGGAAGAATTACAAAATATAGTCCAAACCAATTACGTCGGTGTCTTTCGTAATTGCCAAGCTTATTATAAACACCATAAAAAAGAGGGTGGAAACATTATCAACGTTGCTTCTGTTTTGGGTATGGTAGGTAGTAAACTTGCCTCTGTATATTCTGGAACTAAAGGCGCTGTGATTACACTATCAAAAGCCTTGGCTATCGAATGGTGTAATAATGGGTATCGGGTGAATGTGATTTGTCCAGGTCTCATTGATACTGAAATGACAGATATGATTAAAGACAAAGAATTTATCATGAAACAAGTGCTTGCTGGTATTCCAATGGGAAGATTGGGAAAACCTGAGGAAATTTTAGGGGCTGCGATTTACTTGGCATCTGATTCATCATCCTATATGACAGGCCAATGTATCGTTCTAGACGGGGGACTGACTGCACAGTAG
- a CDS encoding Maf family protein produces MFILKSASPRRIQILTDLGFQFQVDPTNIDETQNPEEDPFDYLERMVHSKLGEPADKNSLYLAADTIVVFQNEILHKPLDLEDSIRILKTLSGNKHSVFSGAALRTNSITDFFYEETVIEFRHWTEEEIRDYILRCKPFDKAGSYGIQDQGGPVAFREGSYTNVMGFPLRSFLSRSSVWLPFWKRP; encoded by the coding sequence TTGTTTATACTCAAATCAGCATCACCCAGGCGAATCCAAATCCTGACAGATCTTGGATTTCAATTCCAGGTGGATCCGACAAACATAGACGAAACTCAAAATCCAGAGGAAGATCCATTCGATTATTTAGAACGAATGGTTCACTCAAAATTGGGTGAACCTGCAGATAAAAATAGTCTTTATCTAGCAGCAGACACCATCGTGGTGTTTCAAAATGAAATTTTGCACAAACCATTGGATCTAGAAGATTCGATTCGCATTCTGAAAACACTTTCCGGAAATAAACATTCTGTATTTTCGGGAGCCGCTCTTAGAACCAATTCCATTACAGATTTCTTTTACGAAGAAACCGTAATCGAATTCAGACATTGGACGGAAGAAGAAATTAGAGACTATATCTTACGATGTAAACCTTTTGATAAGGCTGGTTCTTATGGAATTCAGGACCAAGGCGGCCCAGTGGCTTTTAGAGAGGGATCGTATACGAATGTTATGGGATTCCCACTCCGAAGTTTTTTGTCACGATCTTCGGTGTGGTTGCCTTTTTGGAAAAGGCCTTAA
- a CDS encoding alkaline phosphatase family protein yields MKRTYGMVIGFLLVLISCGWEADYKRAAFLSMQPDTDLILAPYPFNIFDREARDAITLSHYSKEEIKNILEDHGLSWEELKSQWQLDAEEENFSKEVNYTSHYTQYFYDTEIPIWIYGPKWIRNGQYSDPINQQHIPSIYGRILNFQFSNTLNTNYLDKIFHKQKEKPEIIVTVVVDQGGRQLYKAHKGAYPFLDSLKNNSAYFKKAKVGHLESHTAVGHMAIGTGAFPKDSKIFSNEIYSYADGKVLHRPVYQGPDKDWNLSELEVPSFSDEWDLSNDNEPVIISQCYAARAAVGMAGHGKLFNPSLLQKNSLTSDEDYVYWQDIKSLSWSSYPKAYLTPKSAEKYNLYKFYLENKNQISTHFKANSPIELIAKIHHFQGSEFQVKMDGALFRDTVTETILNSKKNKDGITDLAYVTLKATDAVGHLYGWESKEAEQVLKATDKEIETIFQYLKDNFGDNFILVVTADHGAAPMPEISNGLFLSHEQFFAAVNELLPEGERNKSSLIKWVAHSQLSYNRELMRKHNVSEEAIINKILSIQVNQKIFFRKIWKRNEIPNLSL; encoded by the coding sequence ATGAAACGAACGTATGGAATGGTCATTGGTTTTTTGTTAGTTCTTATTAGTTGTGGATGGGAAGCAGATTATAAACGTGCTGCATTTTTATCGATGCAACCTGATACAGATTTAATTTTAGCTCCCTATCCATTCAATATTTTTGATAGAGAGGCAAGAGATGCAATCACTCTTTCCCATTATTCAAAAGAAGAGATTAAAAATATTTTAGAAGACCATGGTTTGTCTTGGGAAGAGTTAAAATCCCAATGGCAATTGGACGCAGAAGAAGAAAATTTTTCGAAAGAAGTAAACTATACCTCCCATTACACACAATATTTTTACGACACTGAAATTCCCATTTGGATCTATGGACCTAAATGGATTCGAAACGGACAATACTCTGATCCAATCAACCAACAACATATCCCTTCTATTTATGGTAGGATTCTAAATTTTCAATTTAGCAATACACTCAATACTAATTATTTGGATAAAATATTTCATAAACAGAAAGAAAAACCTGAAATTATTGTGACTGTAGTGGTGGACCAAGGAGGAAGACAACTTTACAAGGCCCACAAAGGTGCTTACCCCTTTTTAGATAGTTTAAAAAACAATTCGGCTTATTTCAAAAAAGCTAAGGTAGGTCATTTGGAATCACATACCGCCGTTGGACATATGGCGATCGGAACAGGAGCCTTTCCAAAAGATTCAAAAATTTTCTCTAATGAAATCTATTCTTACGCAGATGGAAAGGTCCTCCACAGACCAGTATACCAAGGGCCCGATAAAGATTGGAATTTAAGTGAATTAGAAGTTCCTAGTTTTTCTGATGAATGGGATCTTTCCAACGATAACGAACCAGTTATCATTAGTCAGTGTTATGCGGCAAGAGCAGCCGTTGGAATGGCAGGCCATGGAAAATTATTTAATCCTTCCTTATTGCAAAAAAATTCTCTAACCTCTGATGAAGACTATGTCTATTGGCAGGATATCAAATCTCTCTCCTGGTCTTCTTATCCAAAAGCCTATCTGACACCCAAATCAGCAGAGAAATACAATTTGTACAAATTTTATTTAGAGAATAAAAACCAAATCTCAACACATTTTAAAGCGAATAGTCCTATCGAACTCATTGCAAAAATCCATCACTTTCAAGGTTCTGAATTCCAAGTAAAAATGGATGGAGCACTTTTCAGAGATACAGTTACAGAAACAATACTGAATTCAAAAAAAAATAAGGATGGAATTACAGACCTTGCCTATGTGACGTTAAAAGCAACGGATGCTGTTGGACATTTGTATGGATGGGAATCAAAAGAAGCTGAACAAGTTTTGAAAGCAACAGACAAAGAAATTGAAACAATATTTCAATATCTAAAAGATAACTTTGGTGATAACTTTATCCTGGTCGTCACAGCAGATCACGGCGCAGCTCCCATGCCGGAAATTTCCAATGGACTATTCTTAAGTCATGAACAATTTTTTGCAGCAGTGAATGAACTATTACCGGAAGGAGAACGAAACAAAAGTTCTCTGATCAAATGGGTAGCTCATTCCCAACTGTCATACAATCGGGAACTAATGAGAAAGCACAATGTAAGTGAAGAAGCGATCATAAACAAAATTCTTTCCATTCAGGTGAATCAAAAAATATTTTTTAGAAAAATATGGAAACGAAATGAGATTCCGAATCTATCTTTATAA
- the holA gene encoding DNA polymerase III subunit delta: METKKSQAREFTSLFQLFKTQTTNLPQFFAYSGEDSYEFELIIDHYKETLSKSAGTFEIILIVSESGEQAKLFAELFTPDMFYPRKLIIVKQATALFKPILDTKAAQEWKDFASGFRKNITSVSDEIFLLVHYDSKDIPQSLIQLFQSTLNYYKTKFLYPSDYPKVFKEVCDQEQVHFEPNAADEFIHRIPANVGAYLKSVKKLKQYLHRSKFTIEDVNAVLFSQNELNTNTLVESLIQKRKVDFFKEFTKFSDQNSEILSFLTRLTYKLDEIRKIKVIRSRHNGEVPIPLMDELLKTGSYSDARKNFVRRQLVSDSAIFTDKTLDQFYDQVIEMNIKFKSGLRDEEGKNYFLQKIMHLFSLLQERSSN, encoded by the coding sequence ATGGAAACAAAAAAATCACAAGCAAGAGAATTTACCTCTCTTTTCCAACTCTTCAAAACCCAAACTACGAATTTACCCCAGTTTTTTGCCTATTCGGGAGAAGACTCTTATGAATTTGAACTCATCATTGATCATTATAAGGAAACACTTTCTAAATCCGCTGGAACATTTGAAATTATTTTGATTGTTTCCGAATCAGGTGAACAAGCAAAACTCTTTGCTGAATTATTCACTCCGGATATGTTTTATCCGCGTAAACTCATCATAGTCAAACAAGCAACAGCTCTTTTTAAACCGATTCTCGATACAAAAGCTGCACAGGAATGGAAGGACTTTGCTTCTGGATTTCGTAAAAACATTACTTCTGTTTCCGATGAAATTTTTCTTTTAGTCCACTATGATAGTAAAGACATTCCTCAGAGTTTAATCCAACTCTTTCAAAGTACTCTAAACTATTATAAAACAAAATTTTTATATCCTAGCGATTATCCAAAAGTATTCAAAGAAGTTTGTGACCAAGAACAAGTGCATTTTGAACCAAACGCTGCAGATGAATTTATTCATAGAATTCCAGCAAACGTAGGTGCTTATTTAAAGAGTGTTAAAAAACTAAAACAATACCTTCATCGTTCTAAATTTACAATAGAAGATGTAAATGCAGTTCTATTCAGTCAAAATGAACTCAATACAAATACTCTTGTTGAATCTTTAATTCAAAAACGAAAGGTAGATTTTTTTAAAGAATTTACAAAGTTTAGCGACCAAAACTCAGAGATACTTAGTTTTCTCACAAGACTCACTTACAAATTGGATGAAATTCGTAAAATCAAAGTAATACGTTCTAGGCATAACGGGGAAGTTCCGATTCCTCTGATGGATGAACTTTTAAAAACAGGAAGTTATTCAGACGCGAGAAAAAACTTTGTAAGAAGGCAATTGGTTTCTGATTCAGCAATTTTTACCGATAAAACTTTAGATCAGTTTTATGACCAAGTGATAGAGATGAACATTAAATTTAAATCTGGTCTTCGTGATGAAGAAGGGAAAAACTATTTTTTACAAAAGATAATGCACCTGTTTTCTTTACTTCAGGAAAGATCTTCCAATTGA
- a CDS encoding PilZ domain-containing protein: MADSKQSIFSDSYSKYGGVKQKRKDARVKLDVPCTVELVKSKNTPVTGHLSDLGTGGLAFQTTAIFYEGDQVKVQFSLHQNPLEIVGTVHRTAGKTTSVIFKPLAAAEHKVVQEFIHKHYFDPKAKK, from the coding sequence ATGGCCGATTCAAAACAGTCAATATTTTCTGATAGTTACAGTAAGTATGGCGGAGTAAAACAAAAACGTAAAGATGCAAGAGTGAAGTTAGACGTACCTTGCACTGTAGAACTGGTTAAATCAAAAAATACACCGGTGACAGGACATCTTTCCGATTTAGGAACGGGAGGATTGGCCTTTCAAACAACTGCCATATTTTATGAAGGGGACCAAGTGAAAGTTCAATTTTCTCTCCATCAAAATCCGCTAGAGATTGTTGGAACAGTTCATCGAACCGCTGGAAAAACCACTTCAGTCATTTTCAAACCTTTGGCAGCAGCAGAACATAAGGTTGTTCAAGAATTCATTCACAAACACTATTTTGACCCTAAAGCTAAAAAGTAA